In a genomic window of ANME-2 cluster archaeon:
- a CDS encoding MSCRAMM family adhesin SdrC has translation MSVKKNAIILLIVMVFLMFAGCLKAPDTDGDGVRDPVDVFPEDPGDWEDSDLDGIGNNAEIKMGTNPFLADSDGDSYIDSVDMDPLDASIGADTDGDGYHDAIDAFPDDPNEWADTDSDGYGDNADKYPNDPMYYTYDLKTITDFIFNEDELERVSIFENNITGTEYSIEITNNESLGGNFSVTVYTCLGFDWTKQECRPGTEISSSEKVYVGPGETRITKVKVFTEYQKQVQRFKRWVVVIPPEVEKPA, from the coding sequence ATGTCAGTTAAAAAAAATGCAATTATTCTGTTAATCGTTATGGTCTTTCTAATGTTTGCCGGATGTTTAAAAGCTCCTGATACCGACGGTGACGGGGTCCGTGACCCGGTAGATGTATTCCCTGAAGACCCGGGTGATTGGGAAGATTCAGACCTTGACGGAATAGGTAACAACGCTGAAATCAAGATGGGAACAAATCCATTTCTTGCTGACTCTGACGGGGATTCCTATATTGATAGTGTAGATATGGACCCACTGGATGCCAGTATCGGCGCAGATACTGACGGAGACGGTTATCATGATGCTATTGATGCTTTTCCTGATGATCCAAATGAATGGGCCGATACAGATAGTGATGGATATGGAGACAATGCTGATAAATATCCCAATGACCCCATGTACTATACATATGATTTGAAAACGATTACAGATTTTATATTTAATGAAGATGAACTGGAACGAGTATCCATTTTTGAAAATAATATAACAGGAACTGAGTATTCGATTGAGATCACAAATAACGAAAGCCTTGGCGGTAATTTTTCAGTAACTGTCTATACATGTCTCGGTTTTGACTGGACTAAACAGGAATGCAGACCTGGCACTGAAATAAGCAGTTCGGAAAAGGTCTATGTGGGACCAGGTGAAACCAGAATTACAAAAGTCAAGGTCTTTACAGAATACCAGAAGCAAGTCCAGCGCTTTAAAAGATGGGTGGTTGTAATCCCGCCAGAAGTGGAAAAGCCGGCCTAG
- a CDS encoding methylated-DNA--[protein]-cysteine S-methyltransferase, with protein MWVVVEEITGVVKTVHFIENYKGKTRITHPVSLDLLRYFNGEIVDFSTYDVDLSGFTSFQQHVLTAARHIGWGNSITYSRLANMIERPLATRAVGTALGKNRVPVIIPCHRVISKKGTGGFSYGVEMKTQLLDLESIKV; from the coding sequence ATGTGGGTAGTAGTGGAGGAAATTACAGGTGTTGTTAAAACGGTGCACTTTATAGAGAACTACAAAGGCAAAACCCGCATAACCCATCCCGTTTCATTAGACCTGCTGCGGTATTTCAATGGAGAAATTGTAGATTTTTCAACATATGATGTAGACCTGTCAGGTTTCACTTCTTTCCAGCAGCACGTTCTGACTGCTGCAAGGCATATAGGGTGGGGGAACAGTATCACCTATTCCCGACTTGCCAATATGATAGAAAGACCCCTGGCAACGAGGGCAGTGGGTACTGCACTTGGCAAGAACAGGGTACCTGTGATCATACCCTGCCACAGGGTAATTTCAAAAAAGGGAACCGGCGGTTTTTCTTACGGGGTCGAAATGAAAACTCAATTGTTGGACCTTGAATCAATAAAGGTCTAG
- a CDS encoding DUF5591 domain-containing protein, with translation MHPDMIRAAEWVLTEYEPPCRDICIFVPCSMTKPYHESPSHKIFDKIIFRHLDYEQVHVVVFGTCGIAPRELDTEYPFMDYKFMLGRCDVPLVKREFHKIESQRLARYLRKTAGHYKHRIAYCIGDFRIAMEKAVEMSGVNVDIVPTEQSIRQVFDPDLKFGYGSLHMEQYLKDFDEAICRAAGGEPSRSIVPGESIVQDNEWYLL, from the coding sequence ATGCACCCTGATATGATACGGGCGGCTGAATGGGTATTGACCGAATATGAACCGCCCTGCAGGGATATCTGTATATTTGTACCCTGTTCAATGACAAAACCATATCATGAGAGTCCATCTCACAAGATTTTTGACAAAATAATTTTTCGCCACCTTGATTATGAACAGGTGCATGTGGTTGTTTTCGGGACCTGCGGAATAGCACCAAGGGAACTGGATACAGAATATCCTTTCATGGATTACAAGTTCATGCTGGGCCGTTGCGATGTACCCCTCGTAAAACGCGAGTTCCACAAAATTGAAAGCCAGCGTCTTGCTCGCTATCTCAGAAAGACTGCCGGACATTATAAGCACAGGATAGCATATTGTATTGGTGATTTCAGGATTGCTATGGAGAAAGCAGTGGAAATGAGCGGTGTTAACGTGGACATCGTTCCAACAGAACAGAGTATCAGGCAGGTGTTTGACCCTGATTTGAAATTCGGATACGGTAGTTTGCACATGGAACAATATCTTAAGGATTTTGATGAGGCCATCTGCCGTGCGGCGGGTGGAGAACCTTCACGCAGTATTGTACCGGGTGAATCGATCGTACAGGATAACGAGTGGTATTTATTATAG
- a CDS encoding universal stress protein — MTENDLQKFKKIIIPLDGSKKSERALKYGISLATSCKAEIVIVSMAPKGKKSEGPIRARLDEISPELVKQLKDMPASILMETYHEIMLSTIRKRDISARSIMKEGDTSKKSVLLMLLELVKEEKADLIIIASRRQSGFQKLTEGSLTEDLVKISPIPVLVVSK, encoded by the coding sequence TTGACAGAAAATGATTTACAGAAATTCAAAAAAATTATCATTCCTCTTGATGGTTCCAAAAAATCAGAACGGGCATTGAAATATGGAATTAGTTTGGCCACTTCCTGTAAAGCAGAGATCGTTATTGTCTCAATGGCACCGAAAGGTAAAAAATCGGAAGGTCCCATCAGGGCGAGGCTTGATGAGATAAGTCCAGAACTGGTCAAGCAATTAAAAGATATGCCTGCATCTATATTGATGGAAACATACCATGAAATAATGCTCAGTACCATCAGGAAACGTGACATATCTGCCAGGAGTATCATGAAAGAGGGGGATACTTCAAAGAAATCGGTTTTATTGATGCTATTGGAATTGGTCAAAGAGGAAAAGGCTGACCTGATAATTATAGCATCCCGCAGGCAATCAGGATTCCAGAAACTCACAGAAGGAAGCCTGACTGAAGATCTGGTCAAGATCTCGCCTATCCCTGTACTTGTGGTGTCCAAGTGA
- a CDS encoding tRNA(Ile)(2)-agmatinylcytidine synthase: MIIGIDDTDSMDGMCTTYLTAVLIDQLKELGTFRGMPHLIRLNPNIQYRTRGNAALSLEIEPNPGSERQIMDSTLSLVEDMADLECENTNPGVVFLHDGNKQDMVFRKALESFMRRAMQDVLTIEDARTLIDRFGLVHMGFKNGRGLIGALAACGAIACGLPDHTYEMIVYRLPENFGTLRSIDRDSVFRADEITYPGTWDTVDRANDSVIFAPHSPDPVLFGIRGDDIHAIQHAFNLIESEIPGRTLLFKTNQGTDLHLIDDRIGNISEGRSYCVKGTLEDNPVTIEGGHTFFTIVVDEFESDVNGKSGDLAGEFEEETDNVGICTIKCAAFEPTKGFRQIIRQLIPGDRVRVYGSVQNDTLNLEKIDIIELALQEIAENPLCSSCGKHMKSAGHGQGYRCRRCGTKNTIINRNAVNRTIKPGIYEVPPCARRHISMPLVRSADPRTFPSR; this comes from the coding sequence ATGATCATCGGAATTGATGATACCGATTCCATGGATGGGATGTGTACCACCTATCTTACAGCAGTGCTTATCGACCAGCTTAAGGAATTGGGCACATTCAGGGGAATGCCCCACCTCATTCGGCTCAATCCTAATATACAATACAGGACCAGGGGAAATGCAGCATTGTCCCTGGAGATTGAACCCAATCCAGGCTCAGAGCGGCAAATCATGGACTCGACTCTATCTCTGGTGGAAGATATGGCTGATCTGGAGTGCGAGAACACCAATCCCGGCGTAGTGTTTTTACATGATGGAAATAAGCAGGACATGGTGTTCAGGAAAGCACTGGAATCATTCATGCGGCGTGCCATGCAGGATGTGCTTACCATTGAGGATGCCCGCACCCTCATTGACAGGTTTGGCCTGGTCCACATGGGGTTCAAGAACGGACGCGGGCTTATCGGTGCTCTTGCTGCGTGCGGAGCTATTGCATGCGGGCTGCCGGACCATACATACGAGATGATAGTTTATCGTCTGCCTGAAAATTTTGGCACACTGCGGAGTATCGACCGTGATTCGGTATTCAGGGCGGATGAAATAACATATCCGGGCACCTGGGACACGGTGGATAGAGCTAATGATAGTGTAATTTTTGCACCCCATTCTCCTGACCCTGTGTTATTCGGGATACGTGGTGATGACATCCATGCTATTCAGCATGCATTTAACCTCATAGAATCTGAGATCCCTGGCAGGACATTACTGTTCAAGACCAACCAGGGGACTGACCTGCACCTTATTGATGATCGTATTGGAAATATAAGTGAAGGCCGGTCATATTGCGTAAAAGGTACATTGGAGGATAACCCAGTGACCATCGAGGGCGGTCATACCTTCTTCACCATTGTGGTAGATGAATTTGAATCTGATGTTAATGGTAAGTCTGGCGACTTGGCTGGTGAGTTTGAAGAAGAAACTGATAACGTGGGCATCTGCACCATTAAATGTGCAGCTTTTGAACCAACAAAAGGTTTCAGGCAGATCATCAGGCAGTTGATACCCGGGGACAGGGTGCGTGTGTATGGAAGTGTCCAGAATGATACCCTGAACCTTGAAAAAATAGATATCATTGAACTCGCTCTCCAGGAAATAGCAGAAAATCCGCTATGCTCCTCGTGCGGCAAGCATATGAAATCAGCCGGACATGGCCAGGGATACAGATGCAGGCGTTGCGGCACCAAAAATACAATAATTAATCGAAATGCAGTAAACAGAACCATCAAACCCGGCATCTATGAGGTGCCCCCCTGTGCCAGACGTCATATATCGATGCCGTTAGTTCGGTCTGCAGACCCCAGGACATTCCCGTCCAGGTAA
- the dapF gene encoding diaminopimelate epimerase has translation MIQFTKLHGNGNDFILIDEYSQTVVADGSKADFAEKYCDRRFGIGGDGVLYISRSGPADIKMRLFQPDRSEAEMCGNGIRCLVRYALEKGYLTQGTATVETMAGILPVDVTGQGDGVLVKVNMGKPLFDRKDIPARGDGEFMNEIIEGMQVSVINTGVPHAVIFEDDLEGVDIDTIAPPIRYNTIFPKGTNVNFVHVADEGHVNIRTYERGVEGETLSCGTGSVASVVIAHHLGLTGSEVTVNTLGGILNITLEGGYAFMQGTARTVFTGNLV, from the coding sequence ATGATACAATTCACCAAACTCCATGGGAACGGCAATGACTTCATTCTGATAGATGAATATAGCCAAACAGTAGTGGCAGATGGTTCAAAAGCCGACTTTGCCGAAAAATATTGCGACCGGAGGTTCGGCATAGGGGGAGACGGTGTACTGTACATTTCAAGATCAGGTCCTGCCGACATAAAGATGAGATTGTTCCAGCCAGACCGCTCTGAAGCAGAGATGTGCGGTAATGGCATAAGGTGTCTTGTCAGGTACGCCCTGGAGAAAGGGTATCTAACACAGGGCACTGCAACTGTAGAGACCATGGCTGGTATATTGCCCGTGGACGTGACAGGTCAGGGTGATGGGGTGTTGGTAAAGGTAAATATGGGAAAACCCCTGTTTGACAGGAAGGACATACCGGCCAGGGGTGATGGAGAGTTCATGAACGAGATAATTGAAGGTATGCAGGTATCGGTCATCAATACGGGCGTTCCCCATGCAGTGATATTTGAGGACGACCTGGAAGGTGTTGATATCGATACAATAGCACCTCCAATACGATACAATACCATCTTCCCAAAAGGCACAAACGTGAATTTTGTCCATGTTGCCGATGAAGGTCATGTCAATATCCGCACCTACGAGAGGGGTGTGGAAGGAGAGACCCTGAGCTGTGGTACAGGTTCAGTAGCATCAGTAGTTATAGCACACCACCTGGGGTTGACCGGCAGTGAGGTAACAGTAAACACCCTGGGAGGCATACTCAATATCACACTCGAAGGAGGTTATGCCTTCATGCAGGGCACGGCCAGGACCGTGTTTACCGGAAACCTTGTATGA
- a CDS encoding thiamine pyrophosphate-binding protein — MEQLSAAGVIHIYGIPGESNLPLMEAIRKSKDVDFILTRHEETAAFMACAHAKITGHIGVCLSIAGPGTTNLITGLVDATADGAPVLALTGQVPLPYLGSEYLQEIDEIELFAPFSVFNETIASPGQTIRLTTLAIKHAYARRGTAHLSLPTDVLGMALDDTIWQPGKHVFSPKTLPLEQDIQKAVEAINTSVHPIVFAGWGTREGGNEVIALAEKIQAPILTTSRAKGEIPEDHPLAMGVLGSIGTPYAAQAAREGDLFIVLGSGFRQRNLVPDVPIIQVDINAARVGRSFPVDAGLVGDAIYTVHELTKRVTPKVRDPEYFKTIDRIKRDYQETILDESKDMSTPINPGFVVQSVKLHADRDAYICVDVGDHTYWFYRKYQCTGEKTLMSSNMASMGFAFPASLAAQLEYPGRQVICITGDGGFAMVMADFTTAVQNDLPVKVIVFNDGKLKNIKKEQDMHGYPEYGTRFMNPDFAAFAVSCGGEGYRVENPEELDEALEKAFNSDKPAVVDVLVDPDRMSPIVLRPP; from the coding sequence GTGGAGCAGCTCTCAGCAGCAGGTGTAATCCATATCTACGGTATTCCGGGGGAATCCAACCTTCCCCTCATGGAAGCTATACGAAAAAGCAAAGATGTTGATTTCATCCTTACCCGTCATGAAGAAACCGCTGCTTTCATGGCATGCGCACATGCCAAGATAACCGGACATATCGGTGTCTGCCTCAGTATCGCAGGGCCTGGTACCACGAACCTCATCACCGGACTGGTAGACGCCACCGCAGACGGAGCACCCGTACTTGCACTCACCGGGCAGGTTCCCCTGCCGTATCTCGGCAGCGAGTATCTCCAGGAGATAGACGAAATAGAACTATTCGCCCCTTTTAGCGTGTTCAACGAGACCATCGCATCTCCGGGCCAGACCATCAGGCTGACCACCCTTGCTATCAAGCATGCCTATGCCAGACGCGGAACGGCCCACCTCAGCCTTCCTACAGATGTGCTCGGGATGGCGCTTGATGACACCATCTGGCAACCTGGCAAGCACGTGTTCAGCCCGAAGACCCTGCCCCTGGAGCAGGATATCCAGAAGGCTGTGGAAGCCATCAATACCAGCGTACACCCCATAGTTTTTGCGGGATGGGGGACCAGGGAAGGAGGGAATGAAGTGATAGCCCTGGCAGAAAAGATACAGGCTCCCATTCTCACGACATCCCGGGCCAAAGGTGAGATCCCTGAAGACCATCCCCTTGCTATGGGAGTACTGGGTTCTATTGGCACGCCGTATGCGGCGCAGGCTGCCAGGGAAGGCGACCTGTTCATTGTCCTGGGTTCAGGTTTCAGGCAGCGCAACCTGGTGCCGGATGTACCTATTATCCAGGTGGACATCAATGCCGCAAGGGTGGGCCGGAGTTTTCCGGTTGATGCAGGATTGGTCGGGGATGCAATATATACGGTCCATGAACTGACAAAAAGGGTGACACCGAAAGTACGGGACCCCGAATATTTCAAAACGATAGACCGTATCAAACGTGACTACCAGGAAACGATACTGGATGAGTCCAAGGACATGAGTACCCCCATCAATCCTGGTTTTGTTGTGCAATCCGTGAAGCTACATGCAGACAGGGATGCATATATCTGCGTGGATGTCGGTGACCACACCTATTGGTTCTACAGGAAATACCAGTGTACCGGTGAGAAGACCCTGATGTCATCCAACATGGCAAGTATGGGATTCGCATTTCCCGCTTCCCTTGCGGCCCAACTGGAATATCCCGGGCGCCAGGTGATATGCATTACCGGGGATGGCGGTTTTGCCATGGTAATGGCAGACTTTACGACGGCGGTCCAGAACGACCTGCCGGTAAAAGTGATTGTGTTCAATGACGGCAAACTCAAGAATATCAAGAAAGAACAGGATATGCACGGGTATCCGGAATATGGTACCCGGTTCATGAACCCTGACTTTGCTGCATTTGCCGTATCCTGTGGCGGTGAAGGGTACCGGGTAGAGAACCCTGAAGAACTGGATGAGGCACTTGAAAAAGCTTTCAATTCAGATAAACCGGCAGTGGTTGATGTACTGGTTGACCCTGACCGCATGTCACCTATAGTGTTGAGACCACCATAA
- a CDS encoding AbrB/MazE/SpoVT family DNA-binding domain-containing protein, which produces MKIRKKGQITIPSRLRRKSNLEEGSEVLIETRDDEIIIHTLVLEPIKEGFGLFGKETLDSQELKTFAEKSRIKSTINDK; this is translated from the coding sequence GTGAAAATTAGAAAAAAAGGACAAATTACCATCCCAAGCCGGTTGAGGAGAAAATCGAACCTTGAAGAGGGAAGCGAAGTGTTAATTGAAACACGGGATGATGAAATTATTATACATACCCTTGTCCTTGAACCCATAAAAGAAGGTTTTGGTTTATTTGGAAAAGAAACGCTGGATAGCCAGGAATTAAAGACATTTGCAGAAAAATCCCGGATAAAGTCCACTATCAATGACAAATAA
- a CDS encoding type II toxin-antitoxin system VapC family toxin encodes MTNNLSEFQNDNIFIDANVFIYFFRLHPEYSKTCQQFFSNLQNKKFKGFTTAFVIEEVVSILLIRSIADDFDKHPTKIIRDNPEVVRKYTNKLHKAVTIIFSMGNLSILETPVELFFSMVENMEYGLLTRDALYLAVMDQNNIKNIASFDSDFDRVDKKMRWGV; translated from the coding sequence ATGACAAATAATCTATCTGAATTTCAAAATGATAACATTTTCATCGATGCTAACGTATTCATTTATTTCTTTCGATTACATCCAGAGTACAGTAAAACTTGCCAACAATTCTTTTCCAACCTTCAAAATAAGAAATTCAAAGGATTCACAACCGCTTTTGTGATAGAAGAAGTTGTATCTATTTTACTAATACGGTCAATAGCAGATGATTTTGACAAGCATCCAACTAAAATAATCCGAGACAATCCCGAAGTAGTAAGAAAATATACGAATAAACTTCATAAGGCTGTTACAATCATATTCAGCATGGGAAATCTTTCGATTCTTGAAACACCAGTTGAATTGTTTTTTTCCATGGTTGAAAATATGGAATACGGTCTGTTGACACGAGATGCATTATATCTGGCAGTCATGGACCAGAATAATATAAAAAATATAGCAAGTTTTGATTCAGACTTTGACCGTGTTGACAAAAAAATGAGATGGGGAGTCTAA
- a CDS encoding winged helix DNA-binding protein codes for MGNDAVSLILQQKPALVLLTISREGETYASVISREIESTFAHTTKILTKLEELGLVTFEQDGSDNRVKRVVLTSQGTAAAVLVQELSDVLEGKKPVKKKGGVVAKKKKAVPKKPAGEFGQKLARIKAQIELISQEELEGKKSLSQEDYVRIGRRLGPYRRELRKIMETGGKGDVKKAGALDGEIEKVFGERERLRG; via the coding sequence ATGGGTAACGATGCAGTAAGCTTGATACTGCAACAAAAACCCGCCTTGGTGTTGCTTACCATAAGCAGGGAGGGTGAGACGTATGCTTCTGTAATATCCAGGGAGATAGAGTCGACGTTTGCGCATACTACAAAAATACTTACCAAGCTGGAAGAACTGGGTCTGGTAACATTCGAACAGGACGGCAGCGACAACAGGGTAAAGCGGGTTGTTCTGACATCCCAGGGTACTGCTGCTGCTGTCCTGGTGCAGGAGTTGTCTGATGTACTGGAAGGAAAGAAGCCTGTAAAGAAAAAGGGCGGGGTGGTAGCGAAGAAAAAGAAAGCTGTACCTAAAAAACCAGCTGGGGAGTTCGGCCAGAAGCTTGCCAGGATAAAGGCCCAGATAGAATTGATATCACAGGAAGAACTCGAGGGGAAAAAGTCTCTTTCACAGGAGGATTATGTGCGCATCGGGCGGCGGCTGGGTCCTTACCGACGCGAACTGCGGAAGATCATGGAGACTGGCGGGAAGGGGGATGTTAAGAAGGCCGGTGCGCTGGATGGGGAGATCGAGAAGGTTTTTGGGGAGCGAGAGAGGTTGAGGGGTTAG
- the proC gene encoding pyrroline-5-carboxylate reductase, translating into MIQIKDMTIGFIGTGKMGEALIRGIISAGLVEPGRICASDIDERKLAMLGEDLGIVVSCDNAQTIEKADVVILAVKPQIIRYVLQGIKESAIKKHLFISIAAGVNIESLANELPGGTRVVRVMPNICATVGEAASAICPGDAATKTDVETTRKILEAVGRTVVVDEHLMDAVTGLSGSGPAFVFMIIEALADGGVHQGLDRVTAQTLAAQTVLGAARMVLESGKHPGELKDMVTSPAGTTIRGIEALEKRKVRAAVMSAVIAASERSRELGK; encoded by the coding sequence ATGATTCAGATTAAGGATATGACAATAGGTTTTATCGGAACAGGAAAGATGGGCGAGGCATTGATCCGGGGGATAATCAGTGCAGGTCTGGTTGAACCGGGCAGGATATGTGCCAGTGATATCGATGAGCGGAAACTGGCCATGCTGGGAGAGGACCTGGGTATAGTTGTTTCCTGTGATAACGCACAGACCATCGAGAAGGCAGATGTGGTCATCCTTGCAGTAAAACCCCAGATAATCAGGTACGTGCTGCAGGGTATCAAGGAATCGGCCATAAAGAAGCACCTGTTCATATCCATTGCTGCGGGAGTGAATATTGAAAGTCTTGCTAATGAGCTGCCAGGGGGCACCCGCGTGGTCAGGGTCATGCCTAATATCTGTGCCACCGTTGGTGAAGCTGCTTCGGCAATCTGTCCGGGAGATGCAGCTACCAAAACCGATGTGGAAACCACCAGGAAGATACTGGAAGCAGTAGGCAGGACCGTGGTTGTGGACGAGCACCTGATGGATGCAGTGACAGGCTTGTCAGGCAGTGGACCTGCATTTGTGTTCATGATAATCGAGGCGCTGGCTGATGGTGGCGTGCACCAGGGACTGGACAGGGTGACAGCACAGACCCTGGCGGCCCAGACCGTACTGGGTGCAGCCAGGATGGTACTGGAGTCAGGCAAACATCCCGGTGAACTGAAGGACATGGTAACTTCACCGGCAGGGACCACGATACGGGGTATCGAGGCGCTGGAGAAAAGGAAGGTCAGGGCTGCTGTGATGAGTGCGGTGATAGCGGCTTCCGAGCGTTCACGGGAACTGGGTAAGTAG
- a CDS encoding SPFH domain-containing protein, with protein MLFDKKTPTTNGSGKSMLGATTFMWDDAAKGDKVMFRIPRNIIWNDNVVVREDEYAVFFRDGKVLTVLDKAGRYGLSSLNIPVLTELQRKVTGTQPVAEVYYVQRRELRGKFGSAEAFTFRDQDFGMIRLRIFGQFAYKVVDPVQFITQFIGTKGFSESDNVISWLKDEVIMQLNDALGELKTQKQLSALDLPAYLEEIEQILLSKLEPDVGEYGIKIMRIAGLNINFPEDVQKSIDERAGIGALGLTDQKQKDAYMAFQAGKAMRDAAKQEGGAAGAGAGIGVGMGAGMGMGMMMANQMAPGAQQAQQAQQPAHPQQAAPPGGIKCPSCGTDVPTGSKFCINCGAKIGGGMSCPKCNAEVPKGSRFCLNCGTKMVTSCPQCNAELQSGAKFCPDCGTKIE; from the coding sequence ATGCTATTTGACAAAAAGACACCGACCACAAACGGTTCAGGGAAAAGTATGCTGGGAGCAACCACATTCATGTGGGATGACGCTGCCAAGGGCGATAAAGTGATGTTCCGGATACCCAGGAACATTATCTGGAACGACAATGTAGTGGTGAGGGAAGATGAATATGCCGTATTTTTCAGGGACGGAAAAGTGCTCACCGTTCTTGATAAGGCAGGAAGGTACGGGCTATCTTCACTTAACATACCTGTACTTACCGAACTCCAGAGAAAGGTCACAGGTACGCAGCCAGTGGCTGAAGTCTATTATGTCCAGCGCAGGGAACTCAGGGGTAAATTTGGCAGTGCTGAAGCATTCACCTTCAGGGACCAGGATTTCGGCATGATAAGGCTGCGCATCTTCGGTCAGTTCGCCTATAAAGTAGTTGACCCGGTGCAGTTCATTACCCAGTTCATCGGTACGAAGGGTTTCAGTGAAAGTGACAATGTGATAAGCTGGCTGAAAGATGAGGTCATAATGCAGCTCAATGACGCTTTGGGTGAGCTCAAGACCCAGAAACAGCTATCAGCACTGGACCTACCCGCATATCTTGAAGAGATAGAGCAAATTCTCCTTTCAAAATTGGAGCCGGATGTTGGAGAATACGGCATCAAGATCATGCGTATTGCAGGTCTTAACATTAATTTCCCTGAAGATGTCCAGAAATCCATAGACGAGCGTGCCGGTATCGGTGCCCTGGGCCTGACAGACCAGAAACAAAAGGATGCCTACATGGCATTCCAGGCCGGCAAAGCCATGCGTGATGCTGCAAAGCAGGAAGGAGGTGCTGCCGGAGCAGGTGCCGGAATCGGTGTTGGGATGGGAGCAGGTATGGGTATGGGAATGATGATGGCAAACCAGATGGCACCTGGCGCCCAGCAGGCACAACAGGCCCAGCAACCGGCTCACCCCCAGCAGGCTGCGCCACCGGGTGGAATCAAATGTCCTTCCTGTGGTACTGATGTTCCCACCGGGTCTAAGTTCTGCATCAACTGCGGTGCAAAGATAGGCGGCGGCATGTCGTGTCCAAAATGCAATGCTGAAGTGCCGAAAGGCTCCAGGTTCTGCCTGAACTGTGGCACAAAAATGGTAACAAGCTGTCCACAGTGCAATGCTGAATTGCAATCAGGTGCTAAATTTTGTCCGGACTGCGGTACAAAAATAGAGTAG
- a CDS encoding nascent polypeptide-associated complex protein yields MAKRPAGMGGMNPRAMNQMMKQMGIKSDEIADVEQVIIRTANTDIIFDDANVTKVAAPGMTTYQIIGTPHEVPRETPIPDEDVALVAEQTGKTIDEAKAALKETGGDLAEAIMKLGS; encoded by the coding sequence GACCAGCAGGAATGGGCGGTATGAATCCCCGTGCCATGAACCAGATGATGAAACAGATGGGGATAAAATCCGATGAGATAGCTGATGTGGAACAGGTCATAATCAGGACCGCGAATACAGATATTATTTTTGATGACGCCAACGTGACAAAGGTGGCTGCCCCCGGTATGACAACCTACCAGATAATAGGCACCCCCCATGAAGTACCAAGGGAAACCCCCATACCTGATGAAGATGTGGCGCTGGTTGCCGAGCAGACCGGAAAGACCATAGATGAAGCAAAGGCAGCCCTCAAGGAAACCGGCGGGGACCTGGCAGAAGCCATCATGAAACTCGGGTCCTGA